The Granulicella arctica genome segment CTCGGCCATATTGCCCTCAGATGCTCTGGAGGATAGCAGATGTTATCTGGAGCGGACATCGTTCGAAGTCGCAGATCTTCTGCCATTTCGCCTGAGAGCAGGTTTTCAAAAGCGAGATGCGGGGTTTTCGGATTGTGCAGGCAGGTTGTTGGCGAGGAGGTAGCCGCTCGGCGTCGCTCGGCATTGCGAGGCCTTCGACCTTTGCCAGACGGAACCGTCAGCGTAGTCGATCCCTGTGATCTCAACCCAGAGAACGCCTCCCATGTTGTGGGTTTGTAAATAGGAAGTGAACAGGCCCACTTCTCCTGGCTGATGCTCCAACTGGAAGTTCTCTGTGACGTCTTCGCCGAAGATTGCATTGGCGGGTATGGCGCGAAGCTTATCCGAGAAGCCATGTGCAGTAACCCTGATCCTCGCAACTTTAGATATATTGCTCTGGCTGAAGCTCAATTGCACCCACTGTTTGAGCTTCAATTGTCCAGCATTGATAGGCAGCAACTCGAACTTTGATCTGCGCTGTGCTGTAAAGTCGATCGGGCATCCTGCATTGAGCGGCGGGATGATGAAGATGGTGGGCGAACTGGTGGTGTTCTGCTGTGCCAGGAGGCTGGCGCTGGCTAGAAGCAGGATCGCGAGGAAGGATGCGTTGCGCATGTGGGTCTCCTGGGAACCAGTCGACTACACCACTACGATACACCTGGAGTTTTGGGGGCTCAAGGTTTGGGCGGTGGTGGGCCGAAGAGGGTTTGGAGGAGGGTTAGAGCTTCGGCGGTGGTGTGAATGGTGGCTTCGAGCTGGGCGTCTTCGGCGGTCTCGAGCATGGGTTTGAACTGCGGGCTGGGTGGATAGCCGGCGGCGATGAGGTCGCGTCCGGTGAGGAGGAGCTGTGGGCGGATGTGCTCTTCGGGGGCGGATTCGTATTGGTGTTTGGCGAAGTCGTAGAGGGTGAGGTTGCCGTGCGCGGCGGTGCAGTCGAGGTGGTGCAGGGCGAGGTGTTCGTCGAATTTGGGAAGGCGGAGGAAGCGTTTGAGGGTGGATTGCTTCATCTGGAAGATGTCGCCGAAGCGCATGTGGTTGTGAACGAGGGCGATGATCTGGGCTTTCTCCTCATTAGAAAAGCGTAGGCGATCCAAGACGACTTCGGCGATGCGGACGCCGACCTCGACGTGGCCGTTGAAGCGGATGCGGTCGTTTGGTTTGGCGGGATCGGGTGGGCGGAAGGTGGCGGGTTTGCCGATGTCGTGGAGGAGCGCGCCCCAGGCGAGCGCGGTGCTGGGGTTGGGCGGAAGGTGTTCGAGGAGGAGCATGGTGTGGGTCCAGACGTCGCCTTCGGGGTGGAACTGGGGCGGCTGCTGGACGTTGTGCATGCGGATGGCTTCGGGGAGGATTTCGGCTAGGAGGCCGGACTGGTCGAGGAGCTCGAAGGCGCGGCGGGCGTGGCCTTCGGTGAGCATTTTGGTGAGCTCGTCGCGGATGCGCTCGTTGCTGACCTGGGCGATGGTGCGGGCCTGAGCTTTGATTGCGGCCATGGTGCTCGGGTCGATCTCGAACTGCAGGCGGGCGGCGAAGCGGACGGCGCGGAGCATGCGGAGCTTGTCTTCGGTGAAGCGGAGAGTGGGGTCTCCGATGGCGCGGATGATTTTGGCGGCGAGGTCTTCGCGGCCTCCGACGAGGTCGAGGGTAGCGGTGGCGAGGTCGCCGGTTTTGGCGAAGGCGATGGGGTCGAGGAGCATGCCGTTGATGGTGAAGTCGCGGCGGAGGACGTCTTCTTCGGGCGAGGTGGAGAAGCGGACGGCGTCGGGGCGGCGGCCGTCGGTGTAGGCTCCGTCGTGGCGGAAGGTGGCGACTTCGGTGGTTTGTCCGTCTTCGTCACAGACCAGGACTACGCCGAAGTGGGCTCCTACGGCGAAGGTCTTGGGGAAGAGGCGCTGGACGATGTCCGGGGTGGCGCTGGTGGCTACGTCGTAGTCCTTTGGGGTGAGGCCGAGGAGCAGATCGCGGACGCAGCCTCCGGCGAAGAAGGCTTGGTGGCCAGCGTTGCGGAGGTGCTGGGCGATGTGGAGGGCGGCTTGGTATGGTGCGTCCGCTGGTTGCAAATCCAGGTACCCCCTCCCCCTATCCAAAGTCCTAAAATATGAAGAACAAAGGACTTAGGTTTGGACTTGAAGTGCAAAATATTGATATGAAAGGACTTAGGTGTCAAATATTTGAAAATAAAGGACTTATGTTGCGGCTTGGTGTTTGTTTTTGTTGAACTTGTCCCCTATTTCAAGGGTAACAGGTTGCCGGGGGGTTATGTGTCAGGTATATGTGGTTTGTTATGTTGGAGTTGGGTGGGTTTGGGGGTTGACAGGGTTTCGGGTGGAGCGTTGGGCTGGAAAGGCGGCAATTGAAGCATCCTGATGCATGGGCAGTCATTTATCTTCCGGAGCTTCTGTCCCTGGGGCGACGTTCCCCTAATGTCGTGCCTCTCCCTGGGTCGGGCCACGGCACTTCAGGGAGTGTCGCCGCGTACATAGAGGACGGGACCGCCGGGATGAATTCCCCTTGTCAGGCGTGCGCGTTCCTTCGCATCTACCGTTCGGACACTGATCGGTGATGCTAAATGGAAGTCCATTTGTGATTCGGCAGGTATCGTAAGCGCTGGTCCGGGTGTCGCAGCGGAAGCCATCGCGCCGACGCCTGCTCCGAGTGCAGCGCCGGTCCCTACGCCGGCGAGTTTCCCCACGCCAGTCGTCTCGCCCTTTGCGCTGCCACTGAAGGCCCCGCCGACGATGGCTCCAATCACTGCGCCGCCCTTGACTTTGGTCTCCGTCGGCTTTGTCTTGCTCGCTCCCTGCACTTTGAACTGATAGGTATAGAGCGGGTAGCTCCGACCACCTAGATCCAGCGAGACCAGCTTGAGCGTCAATTCGGAGGTTCCAGTCAACGTACCTGACTTTTTGGCCTGGATGACCTCGCCATGCAGAGTTACACCGCGTGGAATGACGATCACGTTATCGACGATCACGTCGTCGCTCAAGGTGAACGATACCGGTGTGCCGTCTTTGGAATATCTGCTGCTCAACGGCTGGTTGGTCATAACGCGAATCAACGTGTCCTCGAGGACGGTGACCTGGGTGTTGGCCTTTGCATAGGCCACGACGTGTGGCTGAGACAACGAAGAGGAGGATTGGTCTGGCGGAGTATCGGGGATCTGTTGCTGAGGTTGAACCTGGGGATTCGTGGGCGAAGGATTCTCTGGGAGTGTTGAACTATCGCTCGGAGCGGCAGTGTGCGACGGTGTTGGATTTGTGCTGGAACTCTGACTCCATGCAGAGGCGCTGGTGAAGACAGCCACGGCCAGTAATGTGCTCATGCGGAGAGGGAACGTTCTGGGTATGCGGCTTGTCATGTTGTAAGCCCTCTTCTGTTCCACACTGAAACCGCTGGGAGCGGCCAGGCCTTTTTGCTGAGTTTAGGTTATGACAGCTCAATCAGTACCGCAAAGGCGACCGCAGGTCCTTCGACTGCGCTCAGGATGACAGAGTTTTTTTGAGTTGAAGTTTAAGAACAAGCAACAGCAAGGGCCAATGCAGATCCTTCGGCTGCGGCTTCGCTCAGGATGACAGTTTTTTAGTGGGTGGATCGCCTCGCTACCTGCTTTATTACTGGGGGCTGGGTGTGGTGGTTGCGGGGGTGGTTGGTTTTGGTGTGGGTTTGGGGCGGGGTTTGCGTTTTTTGACGGGTGCTGGTGGTGGTGGGCAGACGGCGGGGGTGGGTGTCGGGGTGGATTGGGTGGTGCGGAGTTGGGATTGGAGGTCGTGGAGGCGCTGGTTTTCGGTGAGGGCGACGGATTGGAGGCGATCGCCGAGGTCGCGGCGGGATCGTTCGAGGCTTTCGAGCGATTGTTTGAGCGCGTTGCTCTGCGGGGTGGGGGCGGCCAGGGTGGCGACCTCGGTGACGCGGAGCAGGACGTCGTAGAGGGCTTCGATGTTGCGGTAGGCGGGCAGGGTTTGGGCGATGGAGCTGGGGTTGGCGTCGGCGACGGTGAGGAGCGGCGGGAGGGTGGTCTTGAGGTCGGTCTGGATGGAGGCGATGTTGCCGAGGGTTTCCTGGTTGACGGTGGCGGAGGTCTTCCAGCGGTCGGGGTGGATGAAGGCGAGGGTCTGCTGGAGGTTGTCGAGCGCGGGCTGGAGGATGACGGAGGGGAGTGGGGCAGCGGGCGGTCTGGATATGGGGGCTGGAGTTTGTGCGGATGTGGCTTGTGCGGCGAGGGTGGCGCAGGGTGCGGCCAGCATGGTGACGAAGAGGAGTGCGGAGGAGAGTCGCGTCATGTGTGCTCGTAAAAGAGAGATCACCCATTCCTCTGCCGGATACGGCTCAGCGGGGAAGAAGACACGGGGTTCAGGCTTCGAACCTGTTCGATCTATCTTGCGGCTTGTGGTTTATGGATGCAACTGTGCAAGGAGTTGCGGATGGGAGGGAAGAGCTGTGTGCGCATCTCCTATGATGGAGGGATGGGCAATGAGGGCGGTACCGGGCTGATATTGGGGATTGAGAGCTCGTGCGATGAGACGGCGGCGGCGGTGGTGCGGCGTGGTGGCGAGGCGCTGTCGAATGTGGTGGCGTCGCAGATGGAGCTGCATGCGAACTATGGGGGCGTGGTTCCAGAGCTGGCGAGCCGGGAGCATCTGCGGAACATTGTGGTGATTGTGCGAGAGGCTATGGCTCGGGCCGGGGTGTCGTTTGCGGAGCTGGATGCGGTTGCGGTGACGGAGGGTCCGGGGCTGGCGGGAGCGCTGCTGGTGGGGATTACGTATGCGAAGGCGTTGGCGTATGGGGTGGGGAAGCCGCTGATTGGGGTGAATCATCTGGAGGGGCATATCCATGCGGTGCTGATGGAGGCGAGGGCGAGGGCGGAGGAGGCGATGGAGATGCCGCTGCTGGCGCTGGTGGTTTCGGGGGGGCACACGCATTTGTATTTGGCGAAGCAGGTGGATGCGAGCTGGCGATACCAAAACGTTGGCAAGACGGTGGATGATGCGGCGGGCGAGGCGTTCGATAAGGTGGCGAAGCTGCTGGGGCTGGGGTATCCGGGGGGGCCTTGGATCGATGGGCTGGCTGGGTTGGGGAATCCTAAGGCGGTGGAGTTTAAGTTTGGACAGATTAAGACGCGTGCGGAGAAGGGTGGGCGTTCTTTCGAGGAGCTGGCGAGGTTCGACTTTTCGTTTAGTGGGATCAAGACGGCGGTGCTGCGGTATGTGGAGACGCAGGGGATGCGGGAAGCGATCTCGGTTCGACGAGAGGCTTTGGCGGGGGTGGCGAAGCCTACGGTTGCGGATGCGGCGGGGCTTTGCGATGGACGGACGCTGGACCTGATTGCTTCTTTTCAGGGGGCGGTGGTGGGGAATCTGCTGCGGCAGGCGTTTGGGGCGGCGGAGGCGTTTGGTGCGCGGGGGATTGTGGTGTCGGGGGGCGTGGCGGCGAATGGGGAGCTGCGGCGGCGGTTTCTGGCGGAGGGTGAGCGGAGGGGGTTGCCGGTGGCGTTTCCTTCGCTGGCGTTGTCTACGGATAATGCGGCGATGATTGCGGCGGCGGCCTGGCCACGGTTTTTGGCGGTGGAGTTTGCGGATGAAGGGATGGGGGCTTTGCCGCAGATGCGGTTGGGGTAGAGGTGTGCATCCCACCCTTCGCGATGAGGCTGCGAAGGATGGGGCACCCGGCATCATGTTTGGACAGCCGAAGAGCTTGTCGGGCTGTTAGAAGCATGAAAGCATCGTAGAAATGATTCGTGCTTCCATCCCATTGATTCCCTTGCTCTGCATGTTTGCGCTAATTGTCATCTACCCGAGATGGATTCGCGCACTGAGAAGTAAGGCATCTCTTGGCCTGACCTCGTGGTGGTGGCTTTTTGGATCTGCGGCAGTGTGGTTTCTATGTGCCATTATTCTCAAAGCCACAAACGACAAGCACATAGGGATTTCATTATTGTGGTGAAATTTCAAATTGATCCACTTCCGTTTTGGGGGCTTAGAGCGGTTGGTGCCTTGTAGCCTGTAAAATCAAGGGTGGCATTTATTGGAGAAAGCAGACTGCAGGCGCAAGCGCCCGGCAGCAGGGTACGATTGCGCGTGGCTTTGGAACTCTTCAACACACTTAGCGGAACGATTGAGACGCTTCAACCTGTCGGTGGGCCGGCGCTGCGGATGTATGCGTGTGGTCCTACGGTGTATGACTACGGGCATATTGGGAACTTTCGTACGTTCCTGCATGTCGACGTGCTGCGGCGGTTTCTGCGGCAGCAGGGGGTGGCGGTTGATCATGTGATGAACGTGACGGATGTGGACGACAAGATCATCCGAAATGCGGCGGCGGTGGGGATGCCGATTGCGGAGTATACGGCCAAGTACGAGCGGGCGTTCTTTGAAGATATGGATGCGCTTGGGGTGGAACGGCCGGAGCATATCGCTCATGCGACGGAGGCGATTCCGGAGATGGTGTCGCTGATCGAGACGCTGGCGGCGAAGGATATCGCGTACCAGACGGAGGATGGGAGCTGGTACTTCCGGCTGAGCCGGTTTCCGGAGTACGGGAAGTTGTCGAAGAAGGACCTGGACCACATCGAGGATGGGGCGCGCGTCGATGTCGATGAGTATGAGAAGGATGCGGCGCGGGACTTTGCGCTGTGGAAGGCGGTAAAGGGCGCGGAGCCGAGCTGGGATACGCGGCTAGGGCCGGGACGGCCGGGCTGGCATATCGAGTGCTCGGCGATGGCGATGAAGTTTTTGGGGAAGAGCTTCGACCTGCATGCGGGGGGCGAGGATCTGATGTTTCCGCATCATGAGAATGAGATTGCGCAGTCGGAGAGTGCGACGGGCGAGACGTTTGCGCGGCACTGGATGCATGTGCGCTTCCTGCTGGTCGAGGGGAAGAAGATGTCGAAGTCGGAGGGGAACTTTTATACGCTGCGCGACCTGCTGCTGAAGGGATATCGGGCTTCGGCGATACGGTTTTTGTTGATCTCAGTGCCTTATTGCAACCAGATGAACTTTACGTTCGATGGGTTGACGGAGTCGACGAATGCGGTGGATCGGCTGCGGACGTTTCATCAGCGGATGGTGAAGGGCGGTTTTGCGGAGGGGCTGGATGCAGAGCTGTCGGCGGCGACGGCGAAGGCTTCGGTGGCGTATACGGCGGCTTTGGCGAATGATTTGAATACGGCGGAGGCTCGGGCGCCGATCTTTGACCTGGTGCGGGCGGCGAACTCGGCTGCCGATGCAGGGACGCTGCGGGCGGGGAATGTTCCGGAGATTCTTGCGGTGCTGGCGCTGTTCGATGGCGTGTTTGCGGTGCTCGAGGATCGCGATGCTGAGATTACGCGGAGTGCGTTGACGTGGGCGGAGTCTGAGGGCAGGCTGGGTGAGGCTGATCCTTCGCTGGTGGCTACGCTGGCGTTCAGCGACGCAGATATCGATGCGTTGGTGGCGGAGCGGACGCAGGCGAAGAAGACGCGGAACTTTGGCCGCGCGGATGCGATCCGGAATGAGCTGCTGGAGAAGGGGATTGTGCTGGAAGACAGCAAGGATGGGGTTCGCTGGAAGAGGAAGTAAGTTTTTATCTGAGTTGAGCGAATGGGCGTCTGCGCGGGTTGGCAGACGCCCATTTGTTTGCGTGTCTACCCGATATGAGTGGTGGCGCAGGTGGTGGTGCAGGTGCGGCACTGGTGGCAGAAGCTGCGGTTGAGCAGGTGTGCGGTGACGAGCAGGAACGAGCCGGTGACGCTGAGGAGGAGCTCGGCGGTGCGGTTGAGGCTGTTGCCGGTCCAGGCGACGATGAGGATGAGGGCAATGCCTGCGGCGATGAGCGCGAGCAGCGGCTTACGGCGGTGGATGCGGTAGCCGGGGAGGAATCCGATGAGGCCGAAGAGGACGACGCCGATGGCGAGGAGGCGATGGGTGGCGGTGTCTCCGGGGAGGTAGGGGAGGATGTTGGGGAAGAGGCTGATGGCGACGGGCGTCAGGAGGCAGTGAACGAGGCAGATGGCGGAGGCGGTGGCTCCGGCGATGTCGGCGTGTTGGTGGAGGCGGGTGATGGTGTGTTCCTTTTTGTCTTGGGGACGTGTCAGGATGGTGTGC includes the following:
- a CDS encoding CCA tRNA nucleotidyltransferase, producing MDLQPADAPYQAALHIAQHLRNAGHQAFFAGGCVRDLLLGLTPKDYDVATSATPDIVQRLFPKTFAVGAHFGVVLVCDEDGQTTEVATFRHDGAYTDGRRPDAVRFSTSPEEDVLRRDFTINGMLLDPIAFAKTGDLATATLDLVGGREDLAAKIIRAIGDPTLRFTEDKLRMLRAVRFAARLQFEIDPSTMAAIKAQARTIAQVSNERIRDELTKMLTEGHARRAFELLDQSGLLAEILPEAIRMHNVQQPPQFHPEGDVWTHTMLLLEHLPPNPSTALAWGALLHDIGKPATFRPPDPAKPNDRIRFNGHVEVGVRIAEVVLDRLRFSNEEKAQIIALVHNHMRFGDIFQMKQSTLKRFLRLPKFDEHLALHHLDCTAAHGNLTLYDFAKHQYESAPEEHIRPQLLLTGRDLIAAGYPPSPQFKPMLETAEDAQLEATIHTTAEALTLLQTLFGPPPPKP
- the tsaD gene encoding tRNA (adenosine(37)-N6)-threonylcarbamoyltransferase complex transferase subunit TsaD produces the protein MGGKSCVRISYDGGMGNEGGTGLILGIESSCDETAAAVVRRGGEALSNVVASQMELHANYGGVVPELASREHLRNIVVIVREAMARAGVSFAELDAVAVTEGPGLAGALLVGITYAKALAYGVGKPLIGVNHLEGHIHAVLMEARARAEEAMEMPLLALVVSGGHTHLYLAKQVDASWRYQNVGKTVDDAAGEAFDKVAKLLGLGYPGGPWIDGLAGLGNPKAVEFKFGQIKTRAEKGGRSFEELARFDFSFSGIKTAVLRYVETQGMREAISVRREALAGVAKPTVADAAGLCDGRTLDLIASFQGAVVGNLLRQAFGAAEAFGARGIVVSGGVAANGELRRRFLAEGERRGLPVAFPSLALSTDNAAMIAAAAWPRFLAVEFADEGMGALPQMRLG
- the cysS gene encoding cysteine--tRNA ligase, yielding MALELFNTLSGTIETLQPVGGPALRMYACGPTVYDYGHIGNFRTFLHVDVLRRFLRQQGVAVDHVMNVTDVDDKIIRNAAAVGMPIAEYTAKYERAFFEDMDALGVERPEHIAHATEAIPEMVSLIETLAAKDIAYQTEDGSWYFRLSRFPEYGKLSKKDLDHIEDGARVDVDEYEKDAARDFALWKAVKGAEPSWDTRLGPGRPGWHIECSAMAMKFLGKSFDLHAGGEDLMFPHHENEIAQSESATGETFARHWMHVRFLLVEGKKMSKSEGNFYTLRDLLLKGYRASAIRFLLISVPYCNQMNFTFDGLTESTNAVDRLRTFHQRMVKGGFAEGLDAELSAATAKASVAYTAALANDLNTAEARAPIFDLVRAANSAADAGTLRAGNVPEILAVLALFDGVFAVLEDRDAEITRSALTWAESEGRLGEADPSLVATLAFSDADIDALVAERTQAKKTRNFGRADAIRNELLEKGIVLEDSKDGVRWKRK
- a CDS encoding MerC family mercury resistance protein, translated to MRSTQSKDLRLLLLLPLPVLPYPPQKLLPNQSTPSRSKTKHSYPSINNNELLLSKELAHTILTRPQDKKEHTITRLHQHADIAGATASAICLVHCLLTPVAISLFPNILPYLPGDTATHRLLAIGVVLFGLIGFLPGYRIHRRKPLLALIAAGIALILIVAWTGNSLNRTAELLLSVTGSFLLVTAHLLNRSFCHQCRTCTTTCATTHIG